CGGTTATGCTGCGAGACGACCCGGTCGGGCGCTCCTGCCCGGCTGGAACCGGCGCCAGGGAGGCGACGCATTTGGCACAGGCTGATTCGACGACGCAAAGACCGGACAGGACCCCACGGCGCGACGTGCCGCCAGCTCGCCCAGAGGGCGCGGGCAGGGACGGGCTGCCGGCGACCGAGGTGGTGCTGTCCTTCGACGACAACCGCCTCGCCAGCCTCGTCTTCGGCCAATACGATCAGAACCTCGCTCATCTCGAGCGGCGGCTCGGCGTCGTGGTCAATCCCAACGGCAACCATGTCACCGTGAAGGGTCCGCGCGAGACGGCCGAGCAGGCCGGGCGCGTCCTGAAGACGCTCTATGCCCGCGCAAAGGCAGGCGCGTCCGTGACGTTGGGGGAGGTCGACGGGGCGATCGAGGAGAGCAACACCCAGCGCTCGCTCTTCCCGGCCGCCGATGTCGGCAAGGCCTCCTTCGATGCCGTGATCACCCGCAAGCGCGGGCCGGTCAGGGCGCGCAACGCGGCGCAGGACGCCTATCTGCGCCAGCTCAAGCGCCACGAGCTCGTGCTCGCCGAGGGGCCGGCGGGCACCGGCAAGACCTGGCTTGCCGTGGGGCACGCCGTTTCGCTGATCGAGCAGGGCGTGGTCGAGCGCATGGTCCTGTCGCGCCCGGCGGTGGAGGCGGGCGAGCGGCTCGGCTTCCTGCCCGGCGACATGCGCGAGAAGGTCGATCCGTATCTGCGGCCGATCTACGACGCGCTCAACGATTTCATGGAGGCGCGCCATGTCGAGCGCGGCCTGCAGACCGGCATGATCGAGATTGCGCCGCTGGCCTTCATGCGCGGCCGCACGCTGAGCAACGCCGTCGTGCTGCTCGACGAGGCCCAGAACGCCACCTCGATGCAGATGAAGATGTTCCTCACCCGCCTGGGCGAGGGTTCGCGCATGATCATCACCGGCGATCCCTCGCAGATCGACCTGCCGCCGGGCCAGCGCTCCGGCCTCGTCGAGGCGGTGAAGCTGCTCAAGGATGTCGACGGCGTCGGCTATGCCCGTTTCGAGGAAGGCGATGTCGTCAGGCATGAGCTGGTGCGACGCATCGTGATGGCTTATGAGACCGCGTCGCGCCATGAGCGCGCGGAGCGGGAAGAGCGCTTGCGCAATCCCGATGCGCCCGCGGATCTCCACCGCGAAGGCGAGACTGAAGGGTTGAAGCGGATGTTGGCGCGGGAGCGGCCGCGATGAACGATCGACCTCGCGGGCGGCGCTCGGCGCCGCGACCCGCGAAGATATCTCTCGATCTCGATCTGAGAGCCCAGTCGCGCCGCTGGCAATCGCTGGGCAACCTTGCGAGCCTGCGCGCGATGGTCACCGAAGCGCTCGCGGCGGGCCTCGCCGTGGCGCCGCGCAAGCCGCTGGCCGGTGCGGAACTCAGCCTCCTGCTCACCGACGACCGGCGCATCCGGATCGTCAACCGCGACTGGCGCGGCTTCGACAAGGCGACGAACGTGCTCTCCTTCCCCGCCGCCCCGCCGGAGCGGATCGCCGCGAGCCCCCTGCTCGGCGACATCGTCATCGCCTACGAGACGGTGGCGCATGAGGCGCAGGCCGAGGGCAAGGACATTGCCGACCATCTGCGCCATCTCGTCATCCATGGCCTGCTGCATCTGCTCGGCGAGGACCATGAAACCGAGGCCGAGGCGCTTCGCATGGAAGCGCTCGAGGTCGAGGCGCTCGCCAGCCTCGGTATCGCCGACCCCTATGCCGACGGCGAGCTTCTCGCCGCGCCGGCCCCTTCTTCCGCACAGTCCCCGCAGCCATGAGCGACGATAGTCGACAATTGCAGTCCGACACCAATGGCCGTGGCTTCGGCCATTGGCTCGGCCAGTTCCTGGAACGCCTCGGCCTGCGCGCCGGCGGCACCGCCCGCGAGGAGATCGTCGAGGCCCTGGCCGAGGAGAACGGCGAGCTCGCCGATATTTCCGCCCAGGAGCGCGCGATGCTCAGCAATGTGCTGAGCCTGCGCGAGCGCCGCGTCAGCGACGTCATGATCCCGCGCGCCGATATCGTCGCCGTGCCGGCGGATGCGACGCTCGACGAGCTGCTCGCGCATTTCCGGACGGCCGGCCATTCGCGCCTGCCGGTCTTCGACGATACGCTCGACGACCCTCGCGGCATGGTCCACATCCGCGATTTCCTCGAATACATCGCCGAGAAGGCCCGCCCCGGCGAGAACGGGCCGCAGGAAGAAACCGGCAAGCTCGCCGTGCCGCATGATCTCGCGGTGGTGAATCTCGCGACGCCTCTCTCGGCGACCGAGCTGCTGCGGCCGGTGCTCTATGTGCCGCCCTCGAT
Above is a genomic segment from Bosea sp. NBC_00550 containing:
- a CDS encoding PhoH family protein is translated as MPPARPEGAGRDGLPATEVVLSFDDNRLASLVFGQYDQNLAHLERRLGVVVNPNGNHVTVKGPRETAEQAGRVLKTLYARAKAGASVTLGEVDGAIEESNTQRSLFPAADVGKASFDAVITRKRGPVRARNAAQDAYLRQLKRHELVLAEGPAGTGKTWLAVGHAVSLIEQGVVERMVLSRPAVEAGERLGFLPGDMREKVDPYLRPIYDALNDFMEARHVERGLQTGMIEIAPLAFMRGRTLSNAVVLLDEAQNATSMQMKMFLTRLGEGSRMIITGDPSQIDLPPGQRSGLVEAVKLLKDVDGVGYARFEEGDVVRHELVRRIVMAYETASRHERAEREERLRNPDAPADLHREGETEGLKRMLARERPR
- the ybeY gene encoding rRNA maturation RNase YbeY codes for the protein MNDRPRGRRSAPRPAKISLDLDLRAQSRRWQSLGNLASLRAMVTEALAAGLAVAPRKPLAGAELSLLLTDDRRIRIVNRDWRGFDKATNVLSFPAAPPERIAASPLLGDIVIAYETVAHEAQAEGKDIADHLRHLVIHGLLHLLGEDHETEAEALRMEALEVEALASLGIADPYADGELLAAPAPSSAQSPQP
- a CDS encoding hemolysin family protein; its protein translation is MSDDSRQLQSDTNGRGFGHWLGQFLERLGLRAGGTAREEIVEALAEENGELADISAQERAMLSNVLSLRERRVSDVMIPRADIVAVPADATLDELLAHFRTAGHSRLPVFDDTLDDPRGMVHIRDFLEYIAEKARPGENGPQEETGKLAVPHDLAVVNLATPLSATELLRPVLYVPPSMPAIDLLVRMQATRTHIALVIDEYGGTDGLVSIEDLIEIVVGNIEDEHDLEETPIAPAGEGSFTADARATLDELKRATGVDLSQNEVADDIDTLGGLIVTLAGRVPAQGEIVEGPEGLTFEILDSDQRRVKRLTIHRRNQTAPEETAMEPG